Within the Candidatus Eremiobacteraceae bacterium genome, the region GGCCGAGCGGGCGGGGCATCTGCTTGACGATCACTTCTGAAAGCCCGTCAAGCGCGTCGACGACCACCGCTGCCTTGCGTTCGCCGTCCGTGATCACGATCGCGGGCACGACGCCGTCGCGTCCGAAAAAGACCTGCGCGGGTCCGCCGGCGATACTCGCGAGTGGAATGACCGGCATGATCTCTTCGCGGACCGACACCGTGATGCGCCCCTCGACGTTCACGACGTGTTCGGGTTTGATCAGGACGGCTTCGTGGATATCGGTCTGACGCAGGTAGACTTCGGTCGCCCCAGCGCGCACCGCCAGAACAGAGGAGGTGAGCAGACTGACCGGCACGCGCAGCACGAACCGCGTGCCAGAGCTCGTTCCGCTCTCCACGTGATAACTGCCGCGGAGCTGAGCCACGCGGTCGGCGACGACGTCCAAACCCACGCCGCGCCCGGAGATCTCGTCGGTCGTCTGCGCCGTCGAGAAGCCTGGTTTGAAAAGGTACTGGGTCAAACGCTGGTCTGAGAAAACCGTCGCTTCTTCTGCGGTGGCCAGCCCGCGCTCGACCACTTGGCGCCGGACGGCGTCGATATCGATTCCTGCGCCATCGTCTTCGACCGTTATCGTCGCGCTCGCCGTGCCCGTGGAGACCGAGACCCGCACGGTTCCTCTCGACGGCTTGCCCGACAGCAGACGAATCTCCGGAAGCTCGATGCCGTGCGCGACGGCATTGCGCACGAGATGGAGCAGCGGCTCCTTGATCGCCTCGAGCACGACCTTATCCAGCGCAACGTCGCCGCCCGAGATGACGAGGTCGGCTTGTTTCTCCTGCAGCAGCGCGACATCGCGCACGATGCGCGCGAGAGGCTGAAGCACGGTGGCGGCAGGCAGCATGCGAAGGTCGGCGAGGCGATCCCGCAGATCTTCGAGCAGGCTGAAACGGCGAAGGTCGCGATCTTTGACCTGGGCCGCGGCATCAGTCAATTCTTGCCGGCGGCGTTGCAGGTCGTCGAGAAGCTGGGCGGCGCCCGCGCTGACGTGCGAACCGAGGTGCGCGCGCAATGCGTCCATCGCTGCGGCGACGCGGCCCGCGACCGCTCCTAGTTTTTCCAGATCGTTCTCGTCGGCCGCGAATTGACGCAGCAGCTCGCCGCGCAGCGCGATCAGCCGGTCGATCTTTTCTGCGCCGACGCGAACTGTGTCTCCGGCGGTCTCGTCGCGCGCTCCAGCCCGCGCCTCGGCGGCCGGAGCCGGTTCGGGCCGAGCGATCGGCGCGTCCGGCGGCGCAAACGGCGTCACGGGACCTCGCTGTGCGGCCGCTGCACGTTTGCCATTCTTCTTGACGTGTTTAGACTTGCCGTTGGTCACCGACTTGCCGTTCGCAGCCGTGCTGCCGTTCGCGGCCGTGCTGCCATTCGCGGCCCGCTTGCCGTTGGTCAACGCACCGTTTTTCGGCGCGCCTTCCTCAAATGTCACGGCGGCGCCGTCGAACTCCGCGATCCGGGCGAGCATCGCGCGCACGGGCACTTCAGCGACGCCTGTGCCGGTGCCCGAGTTCATGAGATCCGTCATCGCATCCGCGCCGTTGAAGATCAATGCGAGGACCGGTTTCGTGAGTGTCCGCGTGCCGTCGCGCACCTGCGCGAGCAGCGCTTCGAGACCGTGCGCGACCGCTTCGATGCCGGCGAACCCCACCATCCGCGCGGCGCCCTTGACGCTATGGACGCGCCGAAACGTCTCGTTAAGGGTCTGCGCATCGCCGGGATCCTGCTCGAGCGCCATGAGCAATCCGTTGAGCGCGCCGAGATGCTCGTCGCACTCCGTCCGGAAGATACCCTTGAGCTCTGCAAGCTCGTTCGGCGTCATTTCCATCGGTCGTCAGAATCCTTCGCCGGCCGTCAGATCCTGTACGCCGCGACGAGCCGCTTGAGGCCGAGCGCGAGATCGTTAAGCCTCGATGTGGCCTCCTGTGTCTGACCCGTCGCTGCGACGGTGTCGCGCATCGCGGCGTTGATGGACGTGATGCTCTGCGTCACCTGCTCGATGCTCTGCGATTGCTGCTTTGCCGCAAGCGCGATCTCTTGCATGGAGTCGACCGTGTGTTGGAGCGTTTCGATTATCTCCGCGATCGCCTGACCCGTCTGCGCGGCGTGGCTCGCGTTCTCATCGACGTTGCGGCTGCCTTCGATCATCGCCATGACGGATTCATCCGAGGCGCGCTGCACCTCGTGCGTCAGCGAGTCGATGCGTTCGGTCGCGGTCTTGCTCTGATCGGCGAGCTTGCGTATCTCTGCGGCCACGACCGCAAATCCGCGGCCCTGTTCGCCTGCGCGCGCGGCTTCTACAGCAGCGTTGAGCGCAAGCAGGTTGGTCTGCGCAGCGAAGTCCGCGACCGTGCGCGTGATGGTGCCGATCTGCGCGATCTGTTCGGACAAGTGAGCGATGCGGTCGGACGTGGCCCGGAAACGGTCGCGCAAGCTGAGCATCATGGCGACGTTCGTCTCGACGTCTGCCCGCCCGCGCCGCGCGATCTCGGCGCTCTCGATCGACTTCGATGAGACCGTCTCCGCTTGCGCCGACGTGTTCTGAGAAGCGCTGTTGAGTTCTTGGATCGTCTGCGAGATCTGGCTCATGGCGACCGATTGCTGGGTCGTCATCCGCTCCTGCTCTTGCGCTGTCGTCGCGATCTGCATGACGGCGACGGTCGATTCGTTGACGGCCTGCTGCACTTGCTGCAGCGAACCGCCGAGCTTTTCGACCATGTCGTTGACTGCGGCGCCGAGCTCTTCCAGCTCGTCCTCGGTCTTGATCTCCACCCGGCCCGTGAAATCGCCGGAGGCGATCAAATCCGCCGTCTTCGAGAGCAAGCCCGCAGCTGCGCTCACCTGCTTCACCGTGCGGAAGCCGATATAGAAAGCCACCGCGAGTGCGAGGCACGACGTGAGCACGAGGAGCATGATCAGCACTAAGACGAGATGCTGGGCGTTGGACTTCAACGCCGAACCTTGATCGGCGATCGCCTGCGTGAGTTTATCCTGCGCCTGGATGAACGACTGGAGTTTCGTGCGCTCCTCGACGAAGCCGCCGGCCACCGCTTGGCGCACGGATGTCGAACCGTCTTCCGCGCTTGTGACGATGTTCTCGACCATCGAGGACTCGTCGTTCGCGTTCTCGGTCAGCGTCTGGATGTCGTTCTTGAGCGCGCCGTTGTCCTGGCCGAAGCCGGACAGTTTGACGATATCGGCGGCGTACTTGGCCTTGCCGTCATCGTAGAGCCTGAGATCGTCGGTCTTGCCGGTGAGGCCCCATTGCGCGGCGCCGCCGATCATCTGCAGCACGTCGAGCCGGACGTTTTGCGCCGA harbors:
- a CDS encoding response regulator; the protein is MEMTPNELAELKGIFRTECDEHLGALNGLLMALEQDPGDAQTLNETFRRVHSVKGAARMVGFAGIEAVAHGLEALLAQVRDGTRTLTKPVLALIFNGADAMTDLMNSGTGTGVAEVPVRAMLARIAEFDGAAVTFEEGAPKNGALTNGKRAANGSTAANGSTAANGKSVTNGKSKHVKKNGKRAAAAQRGPVTPFAPPDAPIARPEPAPAAEARAGARDETAGDTVRVGAEKIDRLIALRGELLRQFAADENDLEKLGAVAGRVAAAMDALRAHLGSHVSAGAAQLLDDLQRRRQELTDAAAQVKDRDLRRFSLLEDLRDRLADLRMLPAATVLQPLARIVRDVALLQEKQADLVISGGDVALDKVVLEAIKEPLLHLVRNAVAHGIELPEIRLLSGKPSRGTVRVSVSTGTASATITVEDDGAGIDIDAVRRQVVERGLATAEEATVFSDQRLTQYLFKPGFSTAQTTDEISGRGVGLDVVADRVAQLRGSYHVESGTSSGTRFVLRVPVSLLTSSVLAVRAGATEVYLRQTDIHEAVLIKPEHVVNVEGRITVSVREEIMPVIPLASIAGGPAQVFFGRDGVVPAIVITDGERKAAVVVDALDGLSEVIVKQMPRPLGRVPGVAGYAISLSGQPLCVLDGGLLVRNAYDRGAAGAIVHEKTNVKRRLLIADDSLTTRTLLRNIMISAGYEVETAIDGADAWNKLAGASFDCIMSDLEMPNMSGWEFCERVKRDPRYSSMPVVLVTSLSKEEERRRGLELGADAYIVKGLFNETQLLETVERLVA
- a CDS encoding methyl-accepting chemotaxis protein, encoding MNGLDFLLAEKSLRRKMLVIFLWLAGITLVQIALAVTLPQMIFDSEKQITDELQPISESAQNVRLDVLQMIGGAAQWGLTGKTDDLRLYDDGKAKYAADIVKLSGFGQDNGALKNDIQTLTENANDESSMVENIVTSAEDGSTSVRQAVAGGFVEERTKLQSFIQAQDKLTQAIADQGSALKSNAQHLVLVLIMLLVLTSCLALAVAFYIGFRTVKQVSAAAGLLSKTADLIASGDFTGRVEIKTEDELEELGAAVNDMVEKLGGSLQQVQQAVNESTVAVMQIATTAQEQERMTTQQSVAMSQISQTIQELNSASQNTSAQAETVSSKSIESAEIARRGRADVETNVAMMLSLRDRFRATSDRIAHLSEQIAQIGTITRTVADFAAQTNLLALNAAVEAARAGEQGRGFAVVAAEIRKLADQSKTATERIDSLTHEVQRASDESVMAMIEGSRNVDENASHAAQTGQAIAEIIETLQHTVDSMQEIALAAKQQSQSIEQVTQSITSINAAMRDTVAATGQTQEATSRLNDLALGLKRLVAAYRI